A portion of the Esox lucius isolate fEsoLuc1 chromosome 20, fEsoLuc1.pri, whole genome shotgun sequence genome contains these proteins:
- the zbtb32 gene encoding zinc finger and BTB domain-containing protein 16-A, giving the protein MIRVHNTQYSLFLRQADVMRRSGKLCDAIISVESQVFKAHRLVLACASKTLENQLTLQASDSDWPNNIDHPHRCSLKLLSPHTFQQILDFAYTECLEVPVDDLPQLLKAAQLLQMHPLEEQCHSQLKALENLMRETRERKERDPRETKETEMTEIESKITKEKDETPLIDEKPPSSPFTVDPAFSDTTEDTPGSSLQERTKALTPTPVPATLPPARCSVIATTSQPPPSHPSSSRFMWHQVNALRRMALNYNDFLAVQSSSSLHPSHHVVTYPFPLSASNVYPLLSSSIPPHVHSSILGYPGIQHPYNRPLLSGSREPGGILKQGLLGKRDPVDKPSEGQRYSQEHPEQTLDCQNCNKAMLNSSWLPTSTANPSGSGETSLGYKYCGCGFRVERPARPHRRGQGGEKPYQCKCCSKRFSLKHQLDTHHRVHTGEKPFECRLCGQRSRDYSAMIKHLRTHGGATPYQCTACLEFCSSLAAMQKHLKNHPLQDFPPDWTINRTYLYTCHS; this is encoded by the exons ATGATCCGCGTTCACAACACCCAGTATTCCCTCTTCCTGCGCCAGGCTGATGTAATGCGTCGCTCGGGAAAGCTGTGCGATGCTATCATTTCAGTGGAGAGCCAGGTCTTCAAGGCCCACCGGTTAGTGTTGGCCTGTGCCAGCAAAACCCTGGAGAACCAGCTTACATTGCAAGCTTCAGACTCAGACTGGCCCAATAACATTGACCACCCTCACCGTTGCAGCCTGAAGCTCCTTTCCCCACACACATTCCAACAGATACTGGACTTTGCTTACACTGAATGTCTCGAGGTCCCCGTGGATGATCTGCCCCAGCTTCTGAAGGCTGCCCAGCTCTTGCAGATGCATCCTTTGGAAGAGCAGTGTCACAGTCAGCTGAAGGCCCTGGAAAACCTGATGAGAGAGACaagggaaagaaaagagagagacccAAGAGAGACCAAAGAAACAGAAATGACTGAAATTGAATCAAAAATTACCAAGGAGAAAGATGAAACTCCTCTGATTGATGAGAAGCCCCCGAGCAGCCCGTTCACAGTGGACCCTGCTTTTTCTGACACTACGGAGGACACCCCCGGTTCATCACTCCAAGAGAGGACAAAGGCACTCACACCCACACCAGTGCCAGCCACACTGCCTCCAGCCAGGTGCAGTGTTATTGCTACCACTAGCCAGCCCCCTCCTTCCCATCCTTCATCGTCGAGGTTCATGTGGCACCAAGTAAACGCACTGAGGAGGATGGCTTTGAACTATAATGACTTCCTGGCAGTCCAGTCCTCTTCATCGCTTCATCCCTCACATCATGTGGTGACAtatccctttcctctctctgcttCCAACGTGTACCCCCTCCTGTCATCTTCCATCCCACCCCATGTTCACAGTTCCATCCTGGGCTACCCAGGAATCCAGCACCCCTATAATCGCCCCTTGCTGTCTGGCTCTCGAGAGCCAGGAGGCATCCTCAAACAAGGCCTGCTGGGAAAAAGGGACCCGGTGGATAAACCATCAGAAGGACAAAG ATACTCTCAGGAGCATCCAGAACAAACCCTGGACTGTCAGAACTGCAACAAGGCCATGTTGAACAGCTCATGGTTGCCGACATCAACCGCCAATCCCTCAG GATCTGGTGAGACCTCTCTGGGTTATAAGTATTGTGGGTGTGGCTTCAGAGTGGAGCGGCCAGCTCGGCCTCACCGGAGAGGTCAGGGGGGAGAGAAGCCCTACCAGTGTAAATGCTGCTCCAAGAGGTTCAGCCTTAAACACCAGCTGGACACACATCATCGGGTACACACAG GGGAGAAGCCGTTTGAGTGTCGTCTGTGTGGCCAGCGGTCGAGGGATTACTCAGCCATGATCAAGCACCTGCGGACCCACGGAGGGGCCACACCTTACCAATGCACTGCCTGCCTGGAGTTCTGTAGCAGCCTGGCAGCCATGCAGAAACACCTGAAGAATCACCCACTGCAGGACTTCCCCCCAGACTGGACCATTAACCGCACCTACCTGTACACCTGCCACAGCTGA